The proteins below come from a single Lactobacillus johnsonii genomic window:
- a CDS encoding IS30-like element ISLjo1 family transposase: protein MDSLHSTMNQHVKGKHLSFEERVIIQLRLKDGYSLRAIARELNCSPSTISYEVKRGTVKLYHGKVKKYKATQGHDAYKAHRKNCGRKSDFLRKAQFMRYVHKHFFKDGWSLDVCSNRATAVGEFASSDVVCTKTLYNYVDQGLLGIYNYDLPEKLKRNTKLHRIRKNKKKLGRSIEERPKEINKRNEFGHWECDLVLGHKSKDDEVLLTLSERMSREFLILRIPDKTSVSVMQAFKELQRQYSEHWNDIFKTITTDNGSEFADLSNLEKVSNTLVYYAHPYTSCDKGTVERHNGLIRRFIPKGEAIANYSLQDIINIETWCNSLPRKILAYHTPDEIFERELDLIYQAA, encoded by the coding sequence ATGGACTCTTTACATTCTACCATGAACCAGCACGTTAAAGGCAAGCATTTATCATTTGAAGAGCGAGTTATTATTCAATTGCGTTTGAAAGATGGCTATTCTTTGCGTGCAATTGCCCGTGAACTTAACTGTTCTCCTTCTACTATCAGCTATGAGGTTAAGCGTGGCACTGTAAAACTGTATCATGGTAAAGTCAAAAAATATAAGGCTACTCAAGGGCATGATGCATATAAAGCTCATCGTAAAAATTGTGGGCGCAAATCAGACTTTCTCAGGAAAGCTCAATTCATGCGCTATGTCCACAAGCATTTTTTTAAAGATGGCTGGTCGCTTGATGTGTGCAGTAATCGTGCTACTGCTGTTGGCGAATTCGCTAGCAGCGATGTTGTCTGCACCAAAACTCTTTATAATTACGTTGATCAAGGCTTATTAGGAATTTATAATTACGACTTGCCAGAGAAGCTTAAACGCAATACTAAGCTTCATCGTATTCGCAAAAATAAGAAAAAACTTGGCAGAAGCATTGAAGAACGTCCTAAAGAGATCAATAAACGTAATGAATTCGGTCATTGGGAATGCGATTTAGTTCTCGGACATAAGAGCAAAGATGATGAGGTACTGCTAACCTTATCTGAGCGTATGAGTCGTGAGTTTTTAATTCTTCGTATTCCTGACAAGACTTCTGTCAGTGTCATGCAGGCCTTTAAAGAACTCCAAAGGCAATACAGCGAACATTGGAATGATATTTTTAAAACCATTACCACTGATAATGGCTCAGAGTTTGCAGATCTTTCCAACCTAGAAAAAGTATCCAATACACTGGTTTACTATGCCCATCCTTACACTTCTTGTGATAAGGGAACAGTTGAAAGACACAATGGTCTTATTCGCAGATTCATTCCTAAGGGAGAAGCAATAGCTAACTATTCTTTACAAGACATCATTAATATTGAAACCTGGTGCAATTCTTTGCCAAGAAAGATACTGGCCTATCATACACCAGATGAAATCTTTGAAAGAGAATTAGATCTAATCTATCAAGCAGCTTAA
- a CDS encoding iron-sulfur cluster biosynthesis family protein, with protein MVKMTISQDAIDFLKNRGYNKHEILLIVDGGGGDYSIEGGSCNIGMDYSLISLDTMKHDPRYSVKIENNANFEIYTSDYDLAFLGDNLILDIHDTTLRLRNDSGILTGAVKIAKASFLAERAKEGIIDQKNC; from the coding sequence ATGGTAAAAATGACAATTAGCCAAGATGCAATCGATTTTCTTAAAAACCGTGGTTATAACAAACATGAAATACTTTTAATTGTTGATGGCGGTGGTGGCGACTACTCAATTGAAGGCGGATCATGTAATATCGGAATGGATTATTCATTAATCTCACTTGATACAATGAAGCACGATCCACGCTACTCAGTAAAAATTGAAAATAATGCTAATTTTGAAATTTATACTTCGGATTACGATTTAGCGTTTCTCGGTGATAACTTGATTCTTGATATTCACGATACTACCTTACGTTTACGTAATGATTCGGGCATCTTAACTGGCGCCGTAAAAATAGCAAAGGCAAGTTTTTTAGCAGAAAGAGCTAAAGAAGGAATTATTGATCAAAAAAATTGTTAA
- a CDS encoding MFS transporter, whose amino-acid sequence MQKENLNNTNTIKEKKNYKKAPLMPIHLRVFTAVLLGQIACGFSLGISGTALSSASKYITISDLWTGLIGAGSLIGLAGSILIGRLSDKIGRRKLLMLNMYILGFLSLTQLLTNNLILIFIIRILIGLMIAVDYTVGNALLTEWLPKGEDSKRQSHLLIYWTIGFIASYLTGTFITGFGSYNWQIVLFTGTIPAFIAAIFRSIFPLPASPSWLASRGKVKKANKVIKKHMGHKWGLPQKLKKAKPVKEVSWTILFSRKYLRQTLVGGLFYACQAFAFFGISIFLPILLQSMHVTDQKISGIIYNGGMFIGVLFGILIFNKISRRAFLISNFLLSSLLIGFLAINKNINSNIQLIIFCIFAIVLSSGLVLDYPYPTELFDIKVRGTGVGTCITISRFGAAAGTFLLPILTNLGGAHLAMITCAFVLFAAFIICLIWAPETSPQFKQNN is encoded by the coding sequence ATGCAAAAAGAAAATTTGAACAATACAAATACTATCAAAGAAAAAAAGAACTATAAAAAGGCTCCGCTGATGCCCATTCATCTACGGGTATTTACTGCTGTATTATTAGGGCAAATTGCCTGTGGTTTTTCCCTAGGTATTTCTGGGACTGCTCTTTCTAGCGCAAGTAAATATATTACAATCAGTGATCTATGGACTGGATTAATTGGTGCCGGATCTTTAATAGGTTTAGCGGGAAGCATCTTAATTGGACGCCTATCTGATAAAATTGGCAGACGAAAATTATTAATGCTAAATATGTATATCCTAGGATTTCTATCATTAACCCAATTGTTAACTAATAACTTAATACTTATTTTTATTATTAGAATTCTGATTGGTTTAATGATTGCTGTCGACTATACAGTGGGAAATGCTCTCTTAACAGAATGGCTGCCTAAAGGCGAAGATAGTAAAAGACAAAGCCATCTTCTTATTTATTGGACCATTGGATTCATTGCTTCATATTTAACAGGAACCTTTATTACTGGCTTTGGTTCTTATAATTGGCAAATCGTTTTATTTACCGGTACAATTCCAGCGTTTATTGCCGCTATATTTAGATCCATTTTCCCCTTACCTGCTTCACCAAGTTGGCTTGCTAGTCGTGGTAAAGTGAAAAAAGCTAACAAAGTTATCAAAAAACATATGGGACATAAATGGGGCCTTCCTCAAAAATTAAAAAAGGCTAAACCCGTCAAGGAAGTCTCTTGGACAATATTATTTTCCAGGAAATATTTGCGACAAACTTTAGTCGGTGGCCTTTTCTATGCTTGCCAAGCCTTTGCATTCTTTGGTATCAGTATTTTTCTTCCGATTCTCTTACAAAGTATGCATGTTACTGATCAAAAAATTTCTGGCATTATCTATAATGGCGGTATGTTCATTGGGGTACTTTTTGGAATTTTAATTTTTAACAAAATTAGTCGACGTGCATTTTTAATTAGTAACTTTTTACTCTCAAGTCTCTTGATTGGTTTCCTAGCAATCAATAAAAATATTAATTCCAATATTCAATTGATTATCTTTTGTATATTTGCAATTGTTTTATCGTCTGGATTAGTACTTGACTACCCTTATCCAACTGAGCTATTTGATATTAAAGTTCGAGGAACAGGAGTTGGAACTTGTATCACGATTAGTCGTTTTGGGGCAGCAGCTGGTACTTTCCTATTGCCTATTTTAACTAATCTAGGTGGAGCACATCTGGCAATGATCACTTGTGCTTTTGTTCTCTTTGCTGCCTTTATCATCTGCTTAATCTGGGCTCCTGAAACTTCACCCCAATTCAAACAAAATAATTGA
- a CDS encoding adenine deaminase C-terminal domain-containing protein, which produces MLTKELLSEYIDAGAAKIKADMVIIGGTLVNVNTEEYYPANVAIYKKRIIAVDSDIKDYIGENTRIIDATDKYLVPGLIDCHIHVECSKMSMTRFAQAVVPHGTTSIVTGFDEYISVIGVDGLKDIFKEVDQSPLKVFWGLPYRTPYTIPKSTIAYDVTSEDHEKYQRDPRCWGVWETVREAVQTKDSTTLDALTLARNNHQAIFGCSPMARGKELNEFLMSGVRVDHESYDHQEFLEKARKGVHVVIRESAVTKFLKENIRAITEGASGVRRHTSFCSDDVNARGILEHGHIDHMVRIAINAGVSPMAAIQMATINAAEAYKIDDYVGSITPGKDADILLIDQPGTFNVETVISKGEIITLNHKNEFNYQVPTRNAELSKTVKHPLMKADDFKYCVPVNEGTAKVETINSIGPFVRKRKDVTLDIKDGVIEPSVEKDVAVVSVIERYGINQNQSKGFISGWSFKKGAIATTASPDDNNIVVAGVNYEDMALAVNALIEKQGGQVVVVDGQVVSFLPLPVAGIVSDLEPEKLAEQERELEEAAKAIGSDLPDPIFYLSFLPITAIPDLAITDGGAVDYTKLAYFDPILKLEEK; this is translated from the coding sequence ATGCTAACAAAAGAATTACTAAGTGAATATATTGATGCAGGGGCTGCAAAAATTAAAGCAGATATGGTGATAATTGGTGGGACGTTGGTTAACGTAAATACTGAAGAATATTATCCAGCTAATGTAGCCATTTATAAAAAACGTATTATTGCAGTTGATTCTGATATTAAAGACTATATTGGTGAAAATACTCGAATTATTGACGCAACTGATAAATATTTGGTTCCTGGGTTAATTGATTGTCATATTCATGTGGAATGTAGCAAGATGAGTATGACTCGTTTTGCACAAGCTGTGGTACCACATGGAACCACTAGTATTGTTACAGGATTTGATGAATATATTTCTGTTATTGGAGTAGACGGATTAAAGGATATTTTTAAAGAGGTAGATCAATCGCCTTTAAAGGTATTTTGGGGCTTGCCATATCGCACACCTTACACTATTCCTAAGTCTACTATTGCTTACGATGTAACTAGTGAAGATCATGAGAAATATCAGAGAGATCCTAGATGCTGGGGTGTCTGGGAAACTGTTCGCGAAGCTGTTCAAACTAAAGACTCAACTACACTAGATGCTTTGACGTTGGCTAGAAATAATCATCAAGCAATATTTGGTTGTTCACCAATGGCTCGTGGGAAAGAATTAAATGAATTCCTAATGAGTGGGGTAAGAGTTGATCATGAGAGTTATGATCATCAAGAATTTTTAGAAAAAGCACGTAAAGGAGTTCATGTAGTAATTCGAGAATCCGCAGTTACTAAATTCTTAAAAGAAAATATTCGTGCGATTACTGAAGGTGCATCTGGAGTAAGGCGTCATACTAGTTTCTGCTCCGATGATGTAAATGCACGTGGAATTTTAGAACATGGGCATATTGATCATATGGTTCGCATTGCAATTAATGCAGGTGTTAGTCCAATGGCTGCAATTCAAATGGCTACTATTAATGCGGCTGAAGCTTATAAGATTGATGATTATGTTGGTTCAATTACTCCTGGCAAAGATGCTGACATTCTATTAATTGATCAACCTGGTACTTTCAATGTTGAAACAGTTATCAGTAAAGGAGAAATTATTACTTTAAATCATAAAAATGAATTTAATTATCAAGTTCCCACTAGAAATGCAGAATTAAGTAAGACAGTTAAACATCCGCTTATGAAAGCTGATGACTTTAAGTATTGTGTTCCTGTGAATGAAGGTACGGCTAAAGTAGAAACAATCAATAGTATTGGACCATTTGTAAGGAAGAGAAAAGATGTTACTCTAGATATTAAAGATGGAGTAATTGAACCTAGTGTTGAAAAAGATGTGGCTGTTGTCTCTGTGATTGAAAGATATGGAATTAATCAAAATCAATCTAAGGGATTTATTTCAGGATGGTCCTTTAAAAAAGGTGCAATTGCTACTACTGCTTCACCAGATGATAACAATATTGTAGTAGCTGGTGTCAACTATGAGGATATGGCATTAGCGGTGAATGCCTTAATTGAAAAACAAGGTGGCCAAGTTGTTGTAGTTGATGGTCAAGTTGTATCATTTTTACCATTACCAGTAGCAGGCATTGTTTCTGATTTAGAACCGGAGAAATTAGCCGAGCAAGAAAGGGAACTAGAAGAAGCTGCTAAAGCAATTGGTAGTGATTTGCCTGATCCAATTTTCTATTTATCATTTTTACCTATTACAGCAATTCCAGATTTGGCTATTACTGATGGAGGAGCAGTTGATTACACCAAATTGGCATACTTTGATCCGATTTTAAAATTAGAAGAAAAATAA
- a CDS encoding aminotransferase class I/II-fold pyridoxal phosphate-dependent enzyme produces MVLSWKENLPTELKEKVDKVDKMIEPRLEEIDEQVFYNQQRVLDIFRKHRVGEEDLVPSTGYGYDDVGRDKLEAMYADYFKTDDALVRPQFSSATHAIAVGLFSMLRPGDTLYYLTGMPYDTIQEVIGLAGDKPGNMKEWGIDFKHTDLLDNGEVDYEQARKDLQDPKIKVVTIQRSLGYAVRASFTMEKIKKMLKFIKEVRPDVKIFVDNCYGEFSESEEPTFYGADMMAGSLFKNAGAGIVKAGAFLVGKKDLIEGAGSRLNVPGAGKGEGATWGYLRDMYQGFFMAAHTTGEALKGMIYTAALCEEMGMKVAPKWNDPRTDIVQTVTFGEPDPMVKFCAAIQHYSPMNSFVDPIPYHQDGYEDDVVMASGSFTEGSTIELSSDGPMRPPYRLYVQGGLSYAHDKIAITHAVEETFYKKD; encoded by the coding sequence ATGGTTTTATCTTGGAAAGAAAACTTACCAACCGAATTAAAGGAAAAAGTCGATAAAGTCGATAAAATGATTGAACCTCGTCTAGAAGAAATTGATGAGCAAGTATTCTATAACCAACAACGTGTTTTGGATATATTTAGAAAGCATCGTGTTGGAGAAGAAGATTTAGTGCCTTCTACTGGTTACGGTTATGATGATGTTGGCCGTGATAAACTAGAAGCAATGTATGCCGACTATTTCAAAACCGATGATGCATTAGTACGCCCTCAATTCTCTTCAGCAACTCATGCTATTGCTGTTGGTCTATTTAGTATGCTCCGCCCTGGCGATACGCTCTACTACTTAACTGGTATGCCATATGACACTATTCAAGAAGTTATTGGCTTAGCTGGTGACAAACCAGGCAACATGAAAGAATGGGGTATTGACTTTAAGCACACTGATTTACTTGATAACGGTGAAGTTGACTATGAACAAGCTAGAAAAGACTTGCAAGATCCAAAAATTAAAGTTGTAACTATTCAACGTTCTCTTGGTTACGCTGTTCGTGCAAGCTTTACAATGGAAAAAATCAAGAAGATGCTTAAGTTTATTAAAGAAGTTCGTCCAGACGTAAAAATCTTCGTTGATAATTGTTACGGCGAATTTTCTGAATCAGAAGAACCAACTTTCTATGGTGCTGATATGATGGCGGGTTCTCTATTTAAGAATGCAGGTGCCGGAATCGTTAAAGCGGGTGCCTTCCTTGTTGGTAAAAAAGATCTCATTGAAGGAGCAGGCTCACGCCTTAACGTCCCTGGTGCTGGTAAAGGAGAAGGCGCTACATGGGGCTATTTAAGAGACATGTATCAAGGATTCTTTATGGCAGCTCACACTACTGGGGAAGCCTTAAAGGGTATGATTTATACTGCTGCTCTCTGTGAAGAAATGGGAATGAAAGTTGCACCTAAGTGGAATGATCCAAGAACTGATATCGTTCAAACTGTAACCTTCGGCGAACCAGATCCAATGGTTAAGTTCTGTGCTGCTATTCAACACTATTCACCGATGAACTCATTTGTTGATCCTATTCCATATCACCAAGATGGTTACGAAGATGACGTTGTTATGGCCTCAGGAAGCTTTACTGAAGGTTCTACGATCGAATTATCTTCAGACGGTCCAATGCGTCCGCCATACCGTCTTTACGTGCAAGGTGGTCTTTCTTATGCCCATGACAAGATTGCGATCACTCATGCTGTAGAAGAAACTTTCTATAAAAAAGATTAG
- a CDS encoding N-acetyltransferase family protein has product MFYQVFNLILQSAKYKNIDYVQLCKVHDQARMQELIVGNAVDLYAPLEVAVYKEELFSETIYVAVIDSKIVGFVAFRENELGYIYVLNGFQGRGIGGKLLDTVIPCLERPAFLEVFSTNIKAKRLYRSRGFVEETKEKMILH; this is encoded by the coding sequence ATTTTTTATCAAGTGTTCAATTTAATTTTACAATCAGCGAAATATAAAAATATAGACTATGTTCAATTATGCAAAGTACATGATCAAGCCAGAATGCAAGAATTAATTGTAGGTAATGCGGTTGATCTGTATGCTCCACTTGAAGTGGCAGTGTATAAAGAGGAACTGTTTTCGGAAACAATTTATGTGGCTGTGATTGATAGCAAAATAGTAGGTTTTGTGGCTTTTAGAGAAAACGAACTAGGCTATATTTATGTGTTAAATGGATTTCAAGGAAGAGGAATTGGTGGTAAATTACTGGACACTGTAATTCCTTGCTTAGAACGTCCCGCTTTTTTAGAGGTCTTTTCCACAAATATCAAGGCGAAAAGATTATATCGGAGTCGTGGATTTGTAGAAGAGACTAAAGAAAAAATGATTTTGCATTAA
- the add gene encoding adenosine deaminase, whose product MSVKVSKEFVQGLPKAELHVHIEGTLEPELKLKLAQRNHVDIGQSTIQEVKDSYKFTDLASFLAVYYPAMNVLETEQDFYDLAMDYLHRAAKNNVRHVEIFFDPQAHTSRNIPFETVINGLYKATVDARALNIDARLIMCFLRDYSRESARKTLEESLKYQDKFIGIGLDSDEHNNPPMKFFNQFTDATTHNLHITAHADIDQKNSIEHIRELLEVIGTERIDHGTNIVEDPDLVEYAAKNEIGFTACPLSNSFVSPEMKGKEILELLNKGVKVSIHSDDPAYFGGYISDNYYALAKNFDLNKDQIVQLAKNSFETSWISNEQKALYLKQIDDYVRVNE is encoded by the coding sequence ATGTCTGTAAAGGTTAGTAAAGAATTTGTACAAGGTTTACCTAAGGCGGAGCTTCACGTTCACATTGAGGGTACTTTAGAACCCGAATTAAAATTAAAACTTGCTCAAAGAAATCATGTTGATATTGGTCAATCTACTATTCAAGAAGTTAAGGATTCATACAAATTTACTGATTTAGCATCATTTTTAGCAGTTTATTATCCTGCAATGAATGTCTTAGAAACAGAACAGGATTTCTACGACTTAGCAATGGACTATTTACATCGTGCTGCCAAAAATAATGTTCGTCATGTTGAAATATTCTTCGATCCACAGGCACACACTAGTCGTAACATACCTTTTGAAACCGTAATCAATGGTTTATACAAAGCAACCGTTGATGCACGTGCTCTTAATATTGATGCGCGCTTAATTATGTGTTTCTTACGTGATTATTCACGTGAATCTGCTCGTAAAACATTAGAAGAATCTCTAAAATATCAGGATAAATTTATTGGAATAGGACTTGATTCTGACGAACACAATAATCCACCAATGAAATTTTTTAATCAATTCACTGATGCTACTACTCATAATCTTCACATTACAGCACATGCAGATATTGACCAAAAAAATTCTATTGAACATATCAGAGAGCTTCTTGAAGTAATCGGTACTGAAAGAATAGATCATGGAACTAATATTGTAGAAGATCCAGACTTAGTTGAATACGCTGCTAAAAATGAAATTGGTTTTACCGCTTGCCCTCTTTCTAATTCTTTTGTTTCTCCTGAAATGAAAGGTAAAGAAATACTTGAACTATTAAATAAAGGTGTAAAAGTCTCTATTCACTCTGATGACCCAGCTTATTTTGGTGGTTATATTTCTGATAATTACTATGCCCTTGCTAAAAACTTTGATTTAAATAAAGATCAAATCGTCCAATTAGCTAAGAACTCTTTTGAAACTTCATGGATTAGTAATGAACAGAAAGCTCTATACCTAAAGCAAATCGATGATTATGTAAGAGTAAATGAATGA
- a CDS encoding putative ornithine decarboxylase, with protein sequence MNFLKIALSNQLKNNDFNSWQTTNLNDETQASELAAIVVAETDKSSLKTAQDLQKKSGLGIPIIKVSHETISNNEKNQIIDAANQYTAEMVPGFLTDLVNFAEDRPVSFTTPGHHNGLYYEKHPAGVVFNRFFGKNLMFADTSDTVPELGDTMTHEGTPLTAEQKAAETYHADKVYFCTNGTTSANSICANALLTKDDLVLFDRNNHKSLYNSALVMTGAKPVYIPTDRNALGLIGEMDPNFLSEEKIRTEIAKVDPEKAKAKRPFRLAIIQSETYDGLFYDARWMIDKIGKLCDYILFDCAWGGFEQFVPIMNHLSPLNLDFGPEDPGILVTQSLHKQQAGMGQASQILKKDAHIKGQKRYVDHKHFNHAYLKFVTSSYSYPLYASLTVNSYLTSGEGNKKWWDQILRLGIEWRKELIRKSKLFKPLVIDNFENISTDELATNEKYCNLDSTNLWHGFSKIASGQAMIDPLKITVVTPGIDVKNAKYEETGIPGPVVAEFLMEKRIIRAKDDLYSLLFLLTPGDTKAELAILLNAFLEFEQYYNEDAPLEKVLPKLTKVYGARYKGYTLKQLCQEMHEYYRGNNTFTLQQELFAKPDMQNYQMTPEHADYLFMKNKSELVNLEDVKGRIAAEGALPYPPGVFIVAPGEKWSDIDQKYFEVLVGAIERFPGFVPEIQGVYWDQKSDGKIRVQAEVLKEK encoded by the coding sequence ATGAATTTTCTAAAAATTGCATTAAGCAATCAACTTAAAAATAATGATTTTAATTCATGGCAAACTACTAATTTGAACGATGAAACTCAAGCTAGTGAACTTGCCGCTATTGTTGTAGCAGAGACTGATAAAAGTAGTCTTAAAACTGCTCAAGATTTACAAAAAAAATCAGGGCTTGGAATTCCTATTATTAAAGTTTCACATGAAACAATTTCTAATAATGAAAAAAATCAAATAATTGATGCCGCAAATCAATACACAGCAGAAATGGTTCCTGGCTTTTTAACTGATTTGGTCAATTTTGCAGAAGATCGTCCAGTTAGTTTTACTACACCAGGTCATCATAATGGCTTATATTACGAAAAACATCCGGCTGGAGTAGTATTTAATCGCTTCTTTGGTAAAAACCTCATGTTTGCTGATACCAGTGATACAGTACCAGAATTAGGCGATACCATGACCCACGAAGGAACGCCTTTAACTGCTGAGCAAAAAGCCGCCGAAACTTACCACGCCGACAAAGTTTATTTCTGTACTAATGGAACAACGAGTGCAAATTCAATTTGTGCAAATGCACTATTAACTAAAGATGACTTAGTTCTTTTTGACCGCAATAATCACAAATCCCTCTATAACAGCGCCTTAGTAATGACTGGTGCCAAACCAGTATATATTCCAACTGATCGCAATGCTCTTGGATTAATTGGAGAAATGGATCCTAACTTCCTAAGTGAAGAAAAAATTCGCACTGAAATTGCTAAAGTTGACCCTGAAAAAGCTAAAGCTAAACGTCCATTTAGACTGGCTATCATTCAATCAGAGACATATGATGGACTCTTTTATGACGCAAGGTGGATGATTGATAAAATCGGTAAACTATGCGATTACATTCTTTTTGATTGTGCTTGGGGTGGATTCGAACAGTTTGTTCCAATTATGAATCACCTGTCTCCTCTCAACTTAGACTTTGGGCCAGAAGATCCGGGTATTTTAGTAACTCAATCACTTCATAAACAACAAGCTGGGATGGGCCAAGCCTCACAAATTTTGAAAAAGGATGCTCATATTAAAGGCCAGAAACGTTACGTTGATCATAAGCACTTTAACCATGCTTATCTTAAATTTGTTACCTCAAGTTACTCTTATCCCCTCTATGCCTCACTCACTGTTAACTCATATTTAACTAGTGGTGAAGGTAATAAAAAATGGTGGGATCAAATCTTACGCTTAGGAATTGAATGGCGGAAAGAATTAATTAGAAAATCAAAATTATTTAAGCCACTAGTAATTGATAATTTTGAAAATATTAGTACTGATGAATTAGCTACAAATGAAAAGTACTGTAATTTAGATTCTACTAATCTTTGGCATGGATTTAGCAAAATTGCGTCTGGTCAGGCCATGATTGATCCACTAAAAATTACTGTTGTAACGCCTGGAATTGATGTTAAAAATGCAAAATATGAAGAAACAGGAATTCCTGGACCAGTTGTCGCAGAATTTCTAATGGAGAAGCGGATTATTCGCGCAAAAGATGACCTATATTCTCTTCTTTTCTTATTAACGCCGGGAGATACGAAAGCTGAATTAGCTATCTTACTAAATGCATTCTTAGAATTTGAGCAGTACTATAACGAGGATGCACCTCTAGAAAAAGTGCTCCCTAAGCTAACTAAGGTATATGGTGCTCGCTACAAAGGTTATACCTTAAAACAGCTCTGCCAAGAAATGCATGAATATTACCGGGGAAATAATACCTTTACCCTCCAGCAAGAATTATTTGCGAAACCAGATATGCAAAATTATCAAATGACTCCCGAGCATGCTGACTATCTCTTTATGAAAAATAAAAGTGAACTAGTTAACTTAGAAGATGTTAAAGGTCGCATTGCTGCTGAAGGTGCCTTACCTTACCCACCAGGCGTGTTCATTGTTGCACCCGGCGAAAAATGGAGTGACATTGATCAAAAGTATTTTGAAGTTTTAGTAGGTGCTATCGAGCGTTTTCCAGGCTTTGTACCTGAAATTCAGGGAGTCTACTGGGATCAAAAATCAGATGGTAAAATAAGAGTACAAGCAGAAGTATTAAAGGAGAAATAA
- a CDS encoding NCS2 family permease produces the protein MEERVNANGLTGVLDRVFHLSENKTTVRQESMAGLTTFMAMAYILFVNPSILGAAGMDKGAVFTATALFAILGCFLMGFLANYPIAIAPGLGDNAFFTYSVVLAMGIPWQKAMAGVFVASVLFTMISFLKIREKIIDAIPQDLKYAMAAGIGLFIAFVGLQGGGLVVANKSSLVGIGSFTVPTTWLTIFGLFFTGILMAKKIPGSIFYGLVATTLLGLGTGLIKMPSQFISLAPSLKPTLGIGIMNLSAMTSPQMWAVVLIFFLVAFFDTAGTLIGLAQQAGIMKNGKMPRIGRALMADSLSMLGGSVMGTTPTAAYVESSAGIAIGGKTGLTAVVTGLLFMLSMIFSPFLTVVTSNVTAPALIIVGVLMASSLKEIQWDKLEVALPSFLVILGMPLTYNICYGIAFGFLTYPLFMTAAGKRKKVSPLMWLMLVIFIILLYVLNILPRS, from the coding sequence TTGGAAGAAAGAGTTAACGCAAATGGTTTGACTGGAGTCCTGGATCGAGTGTTTCATCTTTCAGAGAATAAGACTACAGTTAGGCAGGAAAGCATGGCTGGTTTAACAACGTTTATGGCTATGGCATATATTTTATTTGTTAACCCAAGTATTTTAGGTGCAGCTGGTATGGATAAGGGGGCAGTATTTACAGCAACTGCCTTATTTGCAATTCTGGGATGTTTTTTGATGGGATTTTTAGCTAACTATCCTATTGCAATTGCGCCAGGTTTAGGGGACAATGCTTTTTTCACTTATTCGGTAGTTTTAGCTATGGGTATTCCATGGCAAAAAGCGATGGCAGGTGTTTTTGTAGCTTCAGTTTTGTTTACAATGATCTCATTTCTTAAGATACGTGAGAAAATCATTGATGCAATCCCTCAAGATCTGAAATATGCCATGGCAGCTGGAATTGGGTTATTTATTGCTTTTGTTGGTTTACAAGGAGGTGGATTGGTTGTCGCCAATAAATCTTCTTTAGTAGGAATTGGTTCATTTACTGTTCCTACAACTTGGTTAACTATTTTTGGTCTTTTTTTCACTGGGATTTTAATGGCTAAAAAAATTCCTGGCTCAATTTTTTATGGATTAGTTGCTACGACTCTTCTTGGCTTAGGAACTGGCTTAATTAAAATGCCTAGTCAATTTATTTCTCTTGCGCCAAGTTTAAAACCAACTCTTGGCATAGGAATTATGAATCTTTCAGCAATGACTAGTCCACAGATGTGGGCTGTTGTCCTAATTTTCTTCTTGGTTGCATTTTTTGATACTGCAGGTACATTGATCGGCTTGGCTCAGCAAGCAGGTATTATGAAAAATGGCAAGATGCCTAGAATTGGTCGTGCATTGATGGCTGACTCACTTTCTATGTTAGGTGGTTCAGTTATGGGGACTACTCCTACAGCAGCTTATGTTGAATCTTCTGCTGGGATTGCTATTGGAGGAAAGACAGGTTTAACAGCGGTTGTTACTGGATTGCTTTTCATGTTAAGTATGATCTTTTCGCCATTTTTAACTGTTGTAACTTCAAATGTTACTGCACCTGCTTTAATCATAGTTGGGGTTTTAATGGCTTCTTCTTTAAAAGAAATTCAGTGGGATAAATTGGAAGTGGCTTTACCGTCGTTTCTTGTGATTTTAGGGATGCCATTAACCTACAATATTTGTTACGGTATTGCTTTTGGATTTTTGACCTATCCTTTGTTTATGACAGCCGCTGGCAAGCGTAAGAAAGTTAGTCCTTTAATGTGGTTGATGCTGGTCATTTTTATTATCTTATTATATGTTTTGAATATTTTGCCTAGGAGCTAA